A single genomic interval of Pyrus communis chromosome 7, drPyrComm1.1, whole genome shotgun sequence harbors:
- the LOC137740757 gene encoding uncharacterized protein: MELPSDLMDRHPDHPEAVAPTGVFLPNSKPNLLKFDVEMVEESFILAPISWNLVEKQVRNKGLKIFRFSDDDDGTGGVSEKKTEYSGCHTALGTCPRVVGTSGHALAGVWRRMGDYHPGRANVVANELSRKSQGRINALYASRIPLLADLRPTRVRLEVEDHKVALLANFQVRPILIDRVLEAQMVDEETQEIIQVRNQGKRKDLRVRESDSMLMQESRMFVPNNLELKKAILDEAYISAYAMHPEATKMYHTIRPFYYWPGMKRATAEYMSRCAVCQQVKAERKKSFGLLQPFPVPEWKWENITMDFVYKLPCTHNGFDGIWVIVDRLTKSTHFIQVREKYSLGRLAELFISKIVKYHGVPLSPWRGVIRFGKKGKLRPKYIGPYMITERVCEVAYRLELPSELAKVHNVFHVSMLRHYVVDPSHVIHPQPLEINPDLTYDDEPVMILDWKEKVVRNRTVSLVKVLWRNHSAEKATWETEDRMRDLYPRLFFDH; this comes from the exons cttcattttggcaccaatttcatggaatttggttgaaaaacaagtgagaaacaaaggtttgaaaattttccgaTTTTCCGACGACGACGACGGCACCGGAGGTGTGTCGGAGAagaagacggaatattcc GGTTGCCACACTGCGCTAGGCACGTGCCCGCGAGTGGTCGGCACGTCTGGTCATGCCTTGGCCGGCGTCTGGCGGCGCATGGgag ATTATCACCCAGGTCGTGCGAATGTGGTAGCTAATGAACTTAGCAGGAAATCTCAAggtcgtatcaatgcgttgtacgctagtcgtattcctcttctggcagacttGAGACCAACTAGAGTGAGGTTAGAGGTAGAAGATCATAAGGtagctttacttgctaattttcaagttagaccgattttaattgatcgtgtaCTTGAAGCCCAGATGGTTGATGAAGAGACTCAGGAAATAATTCAAGTAAGGAATCAAGGGAAAAGGaaagacctcagagttcgtgaatcAGATAGCATGCTTATGCAGGAAAGTAGAATGTTTGTGCCaaataatttggaattaaagaaagcaattcttgatgaagcgtatatctcagcttatgcgatgcatccagaagctactaaaatgtatcataccattcgaccattttattattggccgggtatgaagagggcgACAGCTGAGTATATGAGTAGGTGTGCCGTATGCCAACAagttaaagctgaaaggaagaagtcgtttgggttgttgcagccgtttcccgttccagagtggaaatgggaaaacattactatggattttgtgtacaaactTCCgtgtacacataatggttttgacggcatttgggtgattgttgatcggcttactaagtcaacGCATTTTATTCAAGTGAGGgaaaagtattctttgggccgattagctgaattattcatatcgaagattgtgaagtaccatggagttcca CTTTCTCCGTGGAGAGGTGTTatacggtttggaaagaaaggtaagctACGTCCCAAGTATATCGGACCGTATATGATCACTGAGCGAGTTTGTGAAGTGGCTTACAGGCTTGAGTTGCCTTCAGAGCTAgctaaagtgcataatgtttttcatgtgtccATGCTTCGTCATTACGTTGTGGATCCGTCACATGTGATACATCCTCAACCATTGGAaattaatccggatttgacATACGACGACGAACCAGTAATGATTctggattggaaggaaaaggttgTCCGGAACAGGACTGTGagtttagtgaaagttttgtggaggaatcactcagcGGAGAaggctacttgggagacagaagatcgaatgagagatttgtatcctcggttgttctttgatcactAG